One genomic region from uncultured Subdoligranulum sp. encodes:
- a CDS encoding helix-turn-helix transcriptional regulator has translation MKLNEAVSQRLQELLKERGMTQYQLSMKSGVPKSTIGNVVNCMYDSVKLRIIHELCQGMNLNISEFFNSPMFEEENLEP, from the coding sequence ATGAAACTGAATGAAGCGGTCAGCCAGCGACTTCAGGAATTGCTGAAAGAGCGTGGCATGACCCAATATCAGTTATCTATGAAAAGCGGCGTTCCTAAGTCTACCATTGGCAATGTTGTAAACTGTATGTACGACTCCGTAAAACTGCGCATCATCCACGAATTGTGTCAGGGCATGAATTTGAACATCAGCGAATTTTTCAATTCACCCATGTTTGAGGAAGAAAATCTTGAACCGTAA
- a CDS encoding relaxase/mobilization nuclease domain-containing protein → MAVTKIWPVKGRLDAVIRYAGNEEKTRLPDLTGLSAGKDDLSDVLQYAANDAKTTRESQLFVSGVNCVPEIARQQMELTKQQFGKTGGTVAFHAYQSFRPGEVTPEQCHAIGVELAKRVWGDRFQVLVATHLNTDCCHNHFVINSVSFVDGKRYNDCKKTYRTLQDASDELCREQGLSVVDKKDAHRVPRNLYLAEKAGEPTRYNVMRQDIDLAILRSETPRDLPRILRKMGYEVDFNPNHKYPTIKLPHDRRAVRFKTLGEEYTPQAMAQRIQQNHAMGIFKRMEIYNKRYPPVHPHYQKLRQDFRKAIMEAFGIYRTYLYYCYLLGKLPTTTPNYRPPHPAMREDYRRWAEIEKQLHLLERHSLNTAEDVAAFTSEQEQKLSDLEARRTKCRNRLRRCRDPTECEALHAEKDELTKQITETRKELKTAQQIPSRVKRMRENIQLLNDREQQRAAHQKER, encoded by the coding sequence ATGGCTGTCACCAAGATCTGGCCCGTGAAAGGGCGTCTGGATGCGGTCATACGCTATGCCGGAAACGAAGAAAAGACCCGGCTGCCGGACCTGACCGGTCTGTCTGCGGGCAAGGACGATCTGAGCGACGTGCTGCAGTATGCCGCCAATGACGCCAAAACCACCCGGGAAAGTCAGCTGTTTGTCAGCGGTGTCAACTGTGTGCCGGAGATTGCCCGCCAACAGATGGAACTGACCAAACAGCAGTTCGGCAAGACCGGCGGCACGGTGGCCTTTCACGCCTACCAGAGTTTCCGCCCCGGCGAGGTCACGCCGGAGCAGTGCCACGCCATCGGAGTGGAACTGGCTAAACGGGTGTGGGGTGACCGCTTTCAGGTGCTGGTAGCCACCCACCTGAACACCGATTGCTGCCACAATCACTTCGTCATCAACTCAGTGTCCTTTGTGGACGGCAAGCGGTACAACGATTGCAAAAAGACCTACCGTACTCTGCAGGACGCCTCGGATGAACTGTGCCGGGAGCAGGGACTTTCGGTGGTAGACAAAAAGGATGCCCACCGGGTGCCTCGCAACCTCTATCTGGCCGAGAAAGCCGGAGAGCCCACCCGGTATAACGTCATGCGCCAGGACATTGATCTGGCCATCCTGCGCAGCGAAACGCCCCGAGATCTGCCCCGCATCCTGCGCAAGATGGGCTATGAGGTGGATTTCAATCCCAACCACAAATACCCGACTATCAAACTGCCCCATGACCGCCGTGCCGTGCGCTTCAAGACGTTGGGAGAGGAGTACACCCCGCAAGCTATGGCCCAGCGCATCCAGCAGAATCATGCGATGGGGATTTTCAAACGCATGGAGATCTACAACAAGCGGTATCCTCCGGTGCATCCCCATTACCAGAAGCTGCGGCAGGACTTCCGCAAGGCTATCATGGAAGCGTTCGGAATCTACCGCACCTACCTGTATTACTGTTACCTGCTGGGCAAGCTGCCCACCACAACACCCAACTACCGCCCACCTCATCCAGCCATGAGGGAGGATTACCGCCGCTGGGCGGAAATTGAAAAGCAGCTGCATCTTCTGGAACGGCATTCGCTGAATACCGCAGAGGACGTAGCTGCTTTTACATCGGAGCAGGAGCAGAAACTGAGTGATCTGGAGGCCCGGCGCACCAAGTGCCGCAACCGTCTGCGCCGCTGCCGCGACCCGACCGAGTGTGAGGCCCTCCACGCGGAAAAGGATGAACTGACCAAACAGATCACCGAAACCAGAAAGGAGCTGAAAACTGCCCAGCAAATTCCTTCCCGTGTCAAACGTATGCGGGAGAATATCCAACTGTTGAACGACCGGGAGCAGCAGCGCGCCGCCCACCAGAAAGAACGATAA
- a CDS encoding plasmid mobilization protein, which yields MLTRNVQMNIRVTPEEKKLFEQAATRCGLTLSQYIRMRLHNQMPRQLPNADYRQVLDALTALYHKGNTPEVQREILDTLLTVQRAVTVPQKEE from the coding sequence ATGTTGACTCGAAACGTACAGATGAACATCCGGGTGACACCGGAAGAAAAGAAGCTGTTTGAACAGGCAGCCACCCGATGTGGGCTGACACTCTCCCAATACATCCGCATGCGGCTACACAACCAGATGCCCCGGCAACTGCCCAACGCCGACTACCGGCAGGTGCTGGATGCTCTCACCGCCCTCTACCACAAGGGCAACACACCGGAGGTGCAGCGGGAAATTCTGGACACGCTGCTGACCGTTCAGAGGGCGGTTACAGTGCCGCAGAAGGAGGAATGA
- a CDS encoding TnpV protein yields the protein MKLTYTETDGYLIPDLVLPETDTRPIGKYGELRRQFLKKHRPDLFDLMLLEGTLHSHLADVDTEARQMVEDTINQIARQQGVDEALKQADPLAWAGRMNAIKNAAEEVVLPDLLYGDALE from the coding sequence ATGAAACTGACTTACACCGAGACCGATGGCTATCTCATTCCCGATCTGGTTCTCCCCGAAACCGATACCCGGCCCATCGGCAAATACGGTGAACTGCGGCGGCAGTTCTTGAAGAAGCATCGCCCCGACTTATTCGACCTCATGCTTCTGGAAGGTACGCTGCACAGCCACCTGGCCGATGTAGACACCGAAGCCCGACAGATGGTAGAGGACACCATCAACCAGATAGCCCGCCAGCAGGGCGTGGATGAAGCCCTCAAACAGGCCGATCCGCTGGCCTGGGCAGGGCGCATGAATGCAATCAAGAATGCAGCCGAGGAAGTGGTCCTGCCGGACCTTCTATACGGGGACGCACTGGAGTGA
- a CDS encoding ParB/RepB/Spo0J family partition protein, which yields MAENQVQNPQAEKVITLSACLLEPFQGHPFRVASGEEMEQLKESIREYGVLSPLLVRPRGDGRYEIVSGHRRKAACEALGITELPVLVRDMTDDEAVILMVDSNIQREHILPSEKAFAYKMKMEAITHQGKTTSRQVGEKSWSVEQVSQNSNDSQRQVHRYIRLTHLIPSILQMVDEYQIAFNPAVEISYLTEEHQRTLKEEMDACQATPSLTQSRTLKQMSKEGTLTREYLHHLLTEEKPNQRQKFFLNQEDVQRYFPKHYTPQQMQQVILHLLHTWQHKRGYNKDTQER from the coding sequence ATGGCAGAAAACCAAGTCCAAAACCCACAGGCTGAAAAAGTAATCACTCTTTCAGCCTGTCTGCTGGAACCCTTTCAGGGGCATCCCTTCCGGGTGGCCAGCGGCGAGGAGATGGAACAACTGAAGGAAAGCATCCGGGAGTACGGTGTCCTCTCACCGCTGCTGGTCCGGCCCCGTGGTGATGGCCGCTACGAGATCGTCAGCGGGCACCGCCGCAAGGCCGCCTGCGAGGCCCTGGGCATCACCGAACTGCCGGTACTGGTCCGGGATATGACCGACGACGAGGCGGTGATCCTTATGGTGGACAGCAACATTCAGCGGGAGCATATCCTGCCCAGCGAGAAGGCGTTTGCCTATAAGATGAAGATGGAAGCCATCACACACCAAGGCAAGACAACTTCTCGCCAAGTTGGCGAGAAGTCATGGAGTGTGGAACAAGTCAGTCAAAATAGCAACGACAGCCAACGGCAAGTCCATCGCTACATCCGCCTGACCCACCTGATCCCCTCCATCCTCCAGATGGTAGACGAATACCAGATTGCCTTCAATCCGGCGGTGGAGATCTCCTACCTGACCGAGGAACACCAGCGAACGCTCAAAGAGGAGATGGACGCCTGTCAGGCCACACCGTCCCTCACCCAGTCCCGCACCCTCAAACAAATGAGCAAGGAGGGAACCCTGACCCGAGAATACCTGCATCACTTGCTCACCGAGGAAAAGCCCAACCAGAGGCAGAAGTTCTTCCTCAATCAGGAGGACGTGCAGCGGTATTTCCCCAAGCACTACACCCCGCAGCAGATGCAGCAGGTTATCCTCCATCTGCTTCACACCTGGCAGCACAAACGCGGCTACAACAAGGATACTCAGGAACGCTGA